Proteins from a single region of Hypomesus transpacificus isolate Combined female chromosome 9, fHypTra1, whole genome shotgun sequence:
- the LOC124471832 gene encoding major intrinsically disordered Notch2-binding receptor 1-like has protein sequence MANLQQEYPLVLLGILEELANMRHWLSFQDLCRMVSTRFDLKHLVELRSLLFSAACRDSCFPATLFRDRVTTRGLGLSPIGVAADIVTIFNLIQMTGSAGDETHPMRSHLTLPVDQSPGPSLPGADDLRFAGQYWTRAHSDSGSRTIDQRMLFPKFNYSVRKRGSLPPDPISLVSSPPARARAVSFDWPHNTPLFSSGRIPGQAMQSIYLPLETDSESSTQDSLSGDSAPKDVFETGPEESCVKRRDIFKKDFHNQSPLIPQVTISSDSPSPRGGDEKMFTNHSFEVLTNPYPSPTADRPSPERRAKHESFDDQQDSTYFGPAGTPEWSTVHLQPPRSQKTIWTEKSMSVDSNVGSRRALLDSNQSHPSWSTPTLNPGASSGRVRRGKYAEDEVVASKGTQTDPPDPRRLRSLVHADRLSFMTSLDDPDMMCEDDISAIFRFLDDMSVCGSTGVLHPHDGGGGPASQDTHEARRGRLGQLQRLFHSLESSDDGVKASVCKLLLRMSQIERQLESLSEVKAEISQVLSALRRLDEKIQDPSMIAGAGVRGRWLGPLSAGLSSMGSPLVSPNTESSEPQPLSVSGHLFPGTSSGSLDWNKWNVSGEQKEDSGSQNDIKGGKGGKKGILSRRASKSQSEEKSVVDSKRPSGSNSARDWAVSFSKNKDGKAIHGKTGQMEQTTSTSNLLPSKPSHLVEQVFNSALFRQKGGGLTSGFINDPRLAEGGPVWTVGERISPLDLQARESLNPNNMDFWMEDIYTPGYDALLRRKEADLRRAKVCKVGALIATAVTIILVIVIPLCTMKS, from the exons ATGGCCAACTTGCAACAGGAGTACCCACTGGTTCTGTTGGGAATTCTGGAGGAACTGGCCAACATGCGCCactggctgtccttccaggacTTGTGTCGGATGGTCAGCACTCGCTTTGACTTGAAGCATCTTGTTGAACTCAGGAGTCTGCTCTTCTCTGCAGCTTGTCGTGATTCCTGCTTCCCCGCCACCCTCTTCAGAGACCGGGTCACGACAAGAGGGTTGGGGCTTTCCCCCATAGGCGTGGCTGCCGACATTGTCACTATTTTCAACCTTATCCAAATGACGGGCAGTGCTGGCGATGAGACCCATCCAATGAGATCACATCTCACCCTTCCTGTCGACCAATCACCAGGGCCATCTTTGCCTGGTGCTGATGATCTAAGATTTGCAGGACAGTATTGGACACGTGCCCACTCAGACTCGGGGAGTAGGACTATTGACCAGCGCATGCTCTTTCCTAAATTCAATTACTCAGTCCGCAAGCGTGGTAGTCTACCTCCCGATCCCATATCTCTGGTGTCTTCCCCTCCAGCCCGAGCTAGGGCTGTTTCGTTTGACTGGCCTCACAATACCCCACTATTTTCCAGTGGCAGGATTCCAGGGCAAGCCATGCAGAGTATCTATCTTCCactggagacagacagtgaaTCTTCCACTCAGGATTCGCTCAGTGGGGACTCTGCCCCCAAGGATGTCTTTGAAACAGGACCGGAGGAGTCCTGTGTGAAGAGAAGAGACATCTTCAAGAAGGACTTCCATAACCAGTCACCACTTATTCCCCAAGTGACTATCAGTAGTGATTCTCCAAGTCCAAGAGGAGGCGATGAAAAAATGTTTACCAACCACAGCTTTGAGGTGCTCACCAACCCATATCCGTCACCCACAGCCGATCGTCCTTCACCAGAGCGTCGTGCCAAGCATGAAAGCTTCGATGACCAACAAGACTCCACTTACTTTGGCCCAGCAGGCACCCCAGAGTGGTCTACTGTCCATCTTCAACCCCCCAGAAGCCAAAAGACAATATGGACTGAAAAGAGTATGAGTGTGGATAGTAATGTTGGTTCAAGGCGAGCCTTGTTGGATTCCAATCAGTCCCATCCCAGTTGGTCCACCCCAACCCTCAACCCAGGGGCATCTTCTGGTCGAGTGAGGCGTGGGAAATATGCGGAAGATGAGGTGGTTGCAAGCAAAGGAACCCAaacagaccctccagaccctcgCAGACTTCGTAGCTTGGTCCATGCTGACCGCCTCTCCTTCATGACCTCTCTCGATGACCCTGACATGATGTGCGAAGATGATATCAGCGCAATCTTCCGCTTCTTGGatgatatgagtgtgtgtggttctacAGGGGTCCTGCATCCCcatgatggaggaggggggcccgCCAGCCAGGACACTCATGAGGCGAGGCGTGGGCGGCTTGGCCAGCTGCAGAGGCTTTTCCATTCCTTGGAAAGCAGCGACGATGGCGTGAAAGCCAGCGTGTGTAAATTGCTCCTACGCATGAGCCAGATCGAACGTCAGTTGGAATCCCTGTCCGAGGTCAAGGCTGAAATATCCCAGGTACTCTCTGCGCTTCGCCGTCTTGATGAGAAAATCCAAGACCCTAGTATGATAGCCGGAGCTGGAGTCAGGGGCCGGTGGCTGGGACCACTTAGTGCTGGACTATCCTCCATGGGTAGCCCCCTGGTATCCCCTAATACAGAGTCTTCGGagcctcagcctctctcagtctctggaCATCTATTTCCAGGAACTAGCAGTGGAAGTCTGGATTGGAACAAGTGGAATGTTAGTGGTGAACAGAAGGAAGATAGTGGGAGTCAAAATGACATTAAAGGTGGGAAAGGAGGTAAAAAGGGAATACTTTCACGCCGTGCCTCCAAATCTCAGTCTGAAGAGAAGAGCGTTGTGGATTCCAAACGGCCAAGCGGGTCAAACTCTGCAAGGGATTGGGCAGTGTCATTTTCAAAGAATAAAGACGGAAAGGCAATTCATGGAAAAACTGGACAg ATGGAACAAACAACCAGTACCTCCAACCTGCTGCCCTCAAAACCCTCCCACTTGGTGGAACAGGTATTCAACTCTGCCCTCTTTCGTCAGAAGGGGGGTGGCTTAACCTCTGGTTTCATCAATGACCCTCGACTGGCTGAAGGAGGACCAGTATGGACTGTGGGGGAGAGGATATCACCTCTAGACCTGCAG GCCCGGGAGTCTTTGAACCCCAACAATATGGATTTTTGGATGGAAGACATTTACACCCCAGGCTACGACGCACTGCTCAGACGCAAGGAGGCTGACCTTCGCAGAGCAAAAGTCTGCAAGGTGGGGGCACTTATCGCCACGGCCGTCACTATCATCTTAGTCATTGTCATCCCTCTCTGTACTATGAAGTCATGA